A genomic region of Catalinimonas niigatensis contains the following coding sequences:
- the aroQ gene encoding type II 3-dehydroquinate dehydratase, whose amino-acid sequence MKILIVNGPNLNLLGRREPDIYGSNSFEDYFQQLENNFAELDLTMFQSNHEGELLDKLHEVGFSYDGIVINAGAYTHTSVAIGDAIAAISTPVVEVHISNVHAREAFRHHSYLSKHCAGVIVGFGLESYRLAVQYFANKSTSL is encoded by the coding sequence ATGAAAATACTGATTGTCAATGGACCCAACCTCAACCTGTTGGGCAGGCGCGAACCCGATATCTACGGCTCCAACTCTTTTGAAGACTATTTTCAGCAATTAGAAAATAATTTTGCGGAGCTTGATCTTACTATGTTTCAGTCAAATCATGAAGGCGAGCTACTGGATAAGTTGCATGAAGTGGGCTTCTCCTATGATGGGATTGTGATAAATGCTGGCGCTTATACGCATACCTCTGTTGCCATTGGAGATGCCATTGCAGCGATCTCTACGCCTGTCGTAGAAGTGCATATCTCCAATGTGCATGCCCGTGAAGCTTTCAGGCACCACAGCTATCTGAGTAAACACTGTGCCGGAGTGATTGTAGGCTTCGGGCTGGAAAGCTACCGACTAGCGGTTCAATATTTTGCGAATAAGTCTACATCCCTATGA
- a CDS encoding aminotransferase class V-fold PLP-dependent enzyme, with amino-acid sequence MISFYPGPSKVYAEVPAYVKEAYAQGILSTNHRSNEFVEISAYTISLLKAKLHIPEEYKVFYTSSATECWEIISQSLVKEESFHIYNGAFGEKWLQYAQKLQPGARHTAFELNETLLTEEIQVPATAELIALTHNETSNGTALTQEQIGSIKRIHPDKLVAVDATSSMAGVELEFSFADVWYASVQKCFGLPAGLALLVCSPQALEKAATVNERKHYNSLLYMQEMMEKWQTTYTPNVLNIYLLMRVMEMRPTIEHTEKLLLRRYQKWMDTFEDLTYADLLVKNETVRSKTVIPFQADKAVIDQLRTESKKAGLVLGNGYGSWKESSLRIANFPAIEDWEIEKLTDFLKSFSV; translated from the coding sequence ATGATTTCCTTCTATCCCGGACCTTCCAAAGTATACGCTGAAGTACCAGCCTATGTGAAAGAGGCTTATGCACAGGGAATATTAAGCACCAACCACAGAAGTAATGAGTTTGTAGAGATTTCTGCGTATACCATTAGCCTGCTGAAAGCAAAATTGCATATCCCCGAAGAGTACAAGGTATTTTATACCTCTTCTGCCACAGAATGTTGGGAAATTATCAGCCAGTCTCTGGTGAAAGAGGAATCTTTTCATATCTACAATGGTGCTTTTGGAGAAAAGTGGCTTCAATACGCTCAAAAGCTACAGCCCGGTGCCCGGCACACTGCCTTTGAGTTGAATGAAACTTTATTAACAGAAGAAATTCAGGTGCCTGCCACTGCTGAACTGATTGCCCTGACCCATAATGAAACTTCTAATGGAACGGCATTAACGCAGGAGCAAATCGGGAGTATCAAAAGAATACATCCTGATAAGCTTGTGGCTGTGGATGCTACTTCATCTATGGCCGGAGTGGAATTGGAGTTTAGTTTTGCAGATGTCTGGTATGCTTCTGTACAAAAATGTTTTGGTCTGCCTGCCGGTTTGGCCTTGTTGGTTTGCTCTCCTCAGGCATTGGAAAAAGCAGCCACTGTGAATGAGCGAAAGCATTACAATAGCCTGCTTTATATGCAGGAGATGATGGAGAAATGGCAAACTACCTATACACCCAACGTGCTGAATATCTATCTGCTGATGCGGGTTATGGAAATGAGACCTACAATAGAACATACTGAAAAGCTATTGCTCCGGAGGTATCAAAAATGGATGGATACATTTGAAGATTTAACCTATGCCGACTTACTTGTAAAGAATGAAACAGTAAGGTCCAAAACCGTGATACCCTTTCAGGCAGACAAAGCTGTCATTGATCAGCTGAGAACAGAAAGCAAAAAGGCAGGCCTGGTGCTGGGTAATGGCTATGGAAGCTGGAAGGAGAGTAGCTTACGCATTGCTAACTTTCCGGCCATTGAAGATTGGGAGATAGAAAAGCTGACTGATTTCTTAAAGTCTTTTTCAGTTTAA